The genomic region aagagccactattaaataacaattgttattatcctaacaacacttgtttgacaaaaacaaccattttctaattctaggtcaggacgaacagctgtccaaaactacccataaataatgctgttatttctgggtaaggacgaacagctgtccaagctacccataattaacacatTATCCTTGTAGAACCGTGAGCAAGCTAAAAGAGACGCATCAGCGTTATCCAACAAATGAAATTGAATGTAGTCGTGTTGTTACGATAAGGGGGCATCAAACAAATTCAAATTAAGGTTGAGGAGTTTACATTTTCCTTATCATTTGGTGGCAAAGTCTATTTCGAAATGGTTTCTAGGACAGGGTCCCGCAATGACCGATTCAATTGCAAACTATAAATACCCAACCGTGTCTTGTGATTTTCATTAACGAGTATTGCATCTACTAAATCACAAGTATTGCATTTTACAGCTAAAATCGTAGCCTTTGTTGGTTTCATATTTAGCTTTTGAAAGAAGTCAGTTTGTTGGAATTGCAGGCAAGCGGTTCAAGAACATCATGGCGGCCAGAGGTATGTATATAGAGCAATTATTGTTAAAAATGTTATTGAAAGAGCAGTGGCGTATGTTTTTATTGTGGTTGTGATTTTTTAATGAACCGTTGGATTTGAATGCCCTGCAGTTGGAGTGTGTTATGGAATGTTAGGGAATCTGCCCAGCCCGCGCGAGGTCGTAGAGTTGTTAAAGCGCCACAACATCGGAAAAGTGAGGATTTTCGAGGCACATCACGAAGCTCTGAGAGCCCTGGAAAACACAGGCATAGAAGTAATAGTGGGAGTGAGGAACGAGGAGCTTGAGAAGATAGCAGGCAACCAGGCGGCAGCCAACGGGTGGGTGAAGGACAACGTTGGCGCCTTCTACCCGGCGGCCAACATCAAATACATTTCAGTGGGAAACGAGGTGTTGCATTACGGAAACGAGAAATATGTCTCATATCTCGTCCCTGCAATGCGAAACATTCAGACCGCAGTCCGCAACGCCAATCTGCACAAGGATATAAGGGTGTCCACCACCCACGCCTCATCTGTGCTGGGGAATTCTTATCCGCCTTCGCAGGGAGAGTTCCGCAACGATCTCAAGAGCACACTCCGCCCCCTGCTGAACTTGTTGGCTGAGAACGGGTCTCCATTCATGGCGAATGTGTACCCTTATTTCAGCTATGCCGGCAACAAGGCCCACATATCCCTAGACTATGCGCTCTTCAAGCCCTCTGCCCCGGTGGTCCACGACGAAGGTCGTGAATACAGGAACTTGTTCGATGCCATGGTGGACGCTCTCATTGCCGCGTGTGAGAGAGCGGGACATCCAGACCTACCCCTGCTCGTTACAGAGAGTGGGTGGCCCTCTGCGGGAGATGATCATGATCATGAGGCCCGGGCGGCCACCGTGGACAACGCCAGGGTCTACAATAACAACCTCATCAGGCACGTCTCCTCCAACCAGGGAACGCCCAGGAGACCTGGAAAGCCCATCCACACCTACGTTTTCTCCTTGTTCAACGAGAATTTGAAGCCCGGACCAGAGATCGAGCGCCATTTCGGCCTCTTCTATCCCAATAAAAATCCAGTTTACCCCGTCAACTTCACTCCCTACTAGGTGTGACGGTATGGACGTCCTTTCCTATCACTCACCAATAAAACACAAGGCCCGAATTTCTACGCCTTTCTCTGTTGTAAAAAATTACCACTCCTAAATAAGTTAAGTGTATCGCTCTTTCCCTCATATAATCCATCCTTTCAATAATGAGTCCAACTTGACGTAGACTCACTTTACTTTTCTCAGTATTTATCTCTCCCAACATGTATCGCTGGCTTCATTTAAACAATTGTTTGTATTTTAATGGAAAGAAATGAAAAACAACAACGTTCGATAAGATATATGGATTAAaagcattaaataattaaatgtttTAGGAAATAATAAAAACCTATAATAAAAAGTCTATAATCTATAATAGAGTGTGTGAATGCTCATATTTGCAATTTAgtataatacaattgggataacaTATTTTTTTACTTTATAGCATGCATCTTTATTTTCAAATATGTGCTATAGATGATGTTATTGTTACCATAACACCCTGCTTAAATTCCATTGTACTATATATTTATGCCTGTGTAAAAACCAGTCACCACCATTCAATAAATTAATCAAGCATTTATTTTATAATCTAGTACCAAATCCTAGTACACAACCAAACGATGGAATAACCAATGATAAAGGAGTGTTATGTTCACAATGGTGACAATGTGATCGTGTAAAAGATCTATGGAGTCCACTGTGCATGAAAGGCAATAGAATTTTGAGCATGCACTTGTGACAAATGTAATAATTGCATTACGTTCTTCCCATTCCCAACCATGTATGGAAATCTAGAGCTGAACATTTGTGTATGCAAGGACGCCTAGAATAAAGGTTGAAGGTGTTTTTGTTTCCCTTACAACCTTGCCAAGACTTTGTTGAAATTGCATTAGAAGAATAGATTAGAATGAAACTTATAACTATCATCATTGCAATTATGAAGCAATGAGCCATTTCCTATATCTATAGGAGTTTGGTGAGTTCAGAACTATGGAGTCATTATGGGGAAATATTATTGTCTAGTGATACGGTTCCTGTTGGCAAGGATATGCATTTAAATATAGCGAGCCATACACCTATGAGAGTTGTGATAATCTCTATGCCATTTCTTGAAGACGAAGCGTATTTTATCAGAGGTTACATTTGGAAGGAGTCTCATAATCTTAATATGTGTGTGAATGATTGAAGAATGACTGGTGCAATGTATGAAATAAAAGATTACCTGGTTGCATAGAAGGTAAATGTTACTGTCGAATTGAACAATGGTGAAGAGTATTAATCCAATCACAGGAATCTTTCGAGGAAATAtgatcttctttctttcttcttttcttttcttctctgctttcttttctcttttacccTTTTTTTGAAGGTAACATGACTTGAATTTATTTGATACTAAAGAGCATTATGATTCATTAGAGATTTATATGAGATACTCATAAGAAGAAGAATTTTTGTCATGACAAGGATTGTAtttgtttgcattttttttatgGAGATTCTATTAAACAAGTGTCTTGGATTCAATTTCCATACGTGGAGAATAAAAATTCAAATGCAACTAATGAATACAATTTTATAATGATAGCAAGTagaaaagaaaaatcatcaatagatGTAATAAGTTATTAGATTGGAATAGTAGAGATGATAAAGCCATGGATATCATTGGCCTTTCTCTTTCAAACTCTAGATTTCACGATATAGAATTAAAAAAATCACCAACAAAATTTGGGACAATCCAAATAAATCGTTTGGGGCAAAATCACTCAATGCTCTTTTTTTCCTAAAACTTCAATTATTCAGTTTCAAAATGGAAGATGGAATCACAATTTCAAATAACATAAGTGGTTTTAGGTCTCTCATTAGGCAACTAGTAGAAGTCAAGGAGGCAACAGATAATGGTGATGGTAAAGCTATCTTGTTAAATAGTTTTCCTTCAAAGTACAATAGTTAATGTTATTTCTGTAGTTAGTCAAATGACTTCACAAAACTTAAGAGATATGATTCCAACCCTTTTAGCTTAATAAAAGAGAACAAAATATGATTCTCAATAGGATAATGCACTATATTCATGAAGAAACAGTAAAAGGTCTAGTCCTAACAAAGAGAGAATTAAATATTTTGATTGTAACAAAAAGGGTCACACAACTCAGTTATGTAGAACTCAAAACAATGATGTAATTAAAGGAAAAATCGAGGTAAAGTGAAGGTAAATTAGTATATGCTGAGGATGAAGATTCAATTGATGATGAATATTTTATCAATGATTCTTCTTTGGGTTGAATTAATAGACCTGTACTTTGAGCCTTCACATTTCAAGGCACGTGGCAGTGCAACATGGAAGAATTTTCATCATCTCAAGATAGATTTTCACGTTAAAATGATATTTTGCATGCaaagatttttttgtttgttttctttccTCTTTTTATGCTAATTGTTTTGAAGAAAATACACGTATTGTGAAGGTTGATTTTTCTAGACAGGTAAGGGATTTGGTGTTGAGTacaatctagattgttgtctactAAGTTTATGAGGATGCAAAAAATAATTGTACCCTTCTAATGGTCATCAAACAACTTGATGGAACTCTCTCACGACTTAAAACTGATTATTGTCGAATAATTCAAAAATATATGATTCAAGAGTTTGGGACAGAGAACTCAAGAATTTCGCTCAAAGCTACACCCTTCCGAGGATCGCAAGGTCTGATTAATTAAGAGTGGGAGAGGCCcgtaccattacatatccacagaAAATGTGCCACCTAGGGCGCATGAGAGATGCACACCTAGCtaaagaaaaaatatcaaaaatagaaaGGAACTACCAAGGAGAGACGAAGACCAGAAACAAAACCAACAAACAAAAACCACTAAAACGAAGCCAACTCTAAAGAAATGAAGAGATGCTCTATTGGGCGTAGGCGTTACCCTCTTGCCAAACTTTTCATAGACCTAAAACTTTATCAAAGAAAGAGATTAAGTTGAAATGGTAACAGATCACTAGTCAAGGTGTAGAAACAATTTATTTGCCACAAAAATTTAAaagaatttatgacaaattcttcaCATTTTTTATAGTTTAGGTTGATCTAGAAATTTTAATATGAACATGTTGTAGCCAGGCTAGTATATTTATGCTAGGCTCACCACTATGAAATGATCTCCATTAGGTCTTTAAGGGAAGTCGAGCATCTCCAGATGAACATCCAAGATTAGTATGCAC from Cryptomeria japonica chromosome 3, Sugi_1.0, whole genome shotgun sequence harbors:
- the LOC131040320 gene encoding glucan endo-1,3-beta-glucosidase-like — translated: MAARVGVCYGMLGNLPSPREVVELLKRHNIGKVRIFEAHHEALRALENTGIEVIVGVRNEELEKIAGNQAAANGWVKDNVGAFYPAANIKYISVGNEVLHYGNEKYVSYLVPAMRNIQTAVRNANLHKDIRVSTTHASSVLGNSYPPSQGEFRNDLKSTLRPLLNLLAENGSPFMANVYPYFSYAGNKAHISLDYALFKPSAPVVHDEGREYRNLFDAMVDALIAACERAGHPDLPLLVTESGWPSAGDDHDHEARAATVDNARVYNNNLIRHVSSNQGTPRRPGKPIHTYVFSLFNENLKPGPEIERHFGLFYPNKNPVYPVNFTPY